A stretch of the Comamonas testosteroni TK102 genome encodes the following:
- the fdxH gene encoding formate dehydrogenase subunit beta, which translates to MSSTMSLDIKRRSATTTPAPSARGAHAGEVAKLIDVSKCIGCKACQTACMEWNDLRDEIGTVAAGVYDNPTDLTSESWTVMRFAEYENEATGNLEWLIRKDGCMHCEDPGCLKACPSPGAIVQYANGIVDFQQDQCVGCGYCVTGCPFNIPRISKKDHKAYKCTLCSDRVAVGQEPACVKTCPTGAIQFGTKEAMQEQASRRVVDLKERGYEKAGLYDPQGVGGTHVMYVLHHADKPSLYKGLPDDPKISPMVSLWKGVAKPLAMAALGAAAVGSLFHYITKGPNDVSKDLEDEMERKDAEAQNKENGQ; encoded by the coding sequence ATGTCCTCAACCATGTCTCTCGATATCAAACGCCGCTCGGCGACGACGACACCCGCACCCAGCGCACGCGGTGCGCATGCAGGTGAAGTTGCCAAGCTGATCGACGTCTCCAAATGCATTGGCTGCAAGGCTTGCCAGACAGCCTGCATGGAGTGGAACGACCTTCGCGACGAAATCGGCACAGTGGCCGCTGGCGTCTACGACAACCCGACGGATCTGACGTCGGAGTCGTGGACCGTGATGCGCTTTGCCGAGTACGAAAACGAAGCCACAGGCAACCTGGAGTGGCTGATCCGCAAGGACGGCTGCATGCACTGCGAAGACCCGGGCTGCCTCAAGGCCTGCCCCTCGCCTGGCGCCATCGTCCAATATGCCAACGGCATCGTGGACTTCCAGCAGGACCAGTGCGTGGGCTGCGGCTACTGCGTCACGGGCTGTCCGTTCAACATTCCGCGCATCTCCAAGAAGGACCACAAGGCGTACAAGTGCACCTTGTGTTCGGACCGCGTGGCGGTTGGCCAGGAACCCGCCTGCGTCAAGACCTGCCCTACCGGAGCCATCCAGTTCGGCACCAAGGAAGCCATGCAGGAGCAGGCTTCCCGCCGTGTCGTGGACCTCAAGGAGCGCGGCTACGAAAAGGCCGGTCTCTACGACCCGCAGGGCGTGGGTGGCACGCACGTGATGTACGTGCTGCACCATGCGGACAAGCCTTCGCTGTACAAGGGCCTGCCGGACGATCCCAAGATCAGCCCGATGGTGTCCCTGTGGAAGGGTGTAGCCAAGCCTCTGGCAATGGCCGCCCTCGGTGCAGCGGCTGTCGGCAGCCTGTTCCACTACATCACCAAGGGTCCAAACGACGTGTCCAAGGACCTGGAAGATGAAATGGAGCGCAAGGACGCCGAAGCGCAGAACAAGGAGAACGGCCAATGA
- the fdnG gene encoding formate dehydrogenase-N subunit alpha, producing the protein MVQFSRRQFMKVTGSTLAGSSLALMGFSPTAALAEVRQYKLSATTVTRQTCTYCSVGCGILMYSLGDGGKNTRLSVMHVEGDPDHPVNRGTLCPKGASLLDFVHSPSRLKYPEYRAPGSSEWKRMSWDEAMNRIVKLLKEDRDANFVETNEKGQKVNRWLTTGMLAASASSNEAGYITHKVARSWGLLALDNQARVUHGPTVAGLAPTFGRGAMTNHWVDIKNADVILIMGGNAAEAHPCGFKWVTEAKEHNKAHFMVVDPRFNRSASVADFYAPIRSGSDIVFLGGVINYLLTNDRIHHEYVKNYTDFSFIVREDFAFDEGIFSGYNPEKRTYDKASWDYELGEDGFVKVDPTLEHPRCVYQWLKKHYAGYTPEKVESICGTPKEKFLHVCEKLASTAEAGRVATIMYALGWTQHTTGAQILRTGAMIQLLLGNIGIAGGGMNALRGHSNIQGLTDLGILSASLPGYLTLPNEAEQDYNQYIATRTPKLLRPGQMNYWSNTPKFHVSLMKAWWGPAATAENNWAFDYLPKLDKQYDMLQIFEMMTQGKVNGYIAQGFNPLAALANSNSVREGLKKLKFLVIMDPLVTETSEFWKNHGEFNDVDSASIQTEVFRLPTTCFAEEDGAVVSSSRVLQWHWKAAEPPGEAKTDIAIMSGLHLRLKALYEKEGGKFFEPITNLYWPYAEAHHPSSEEVAKEYNGRALVDLFDPKDPTKLIRKAGEQLAGFGEMRDDGTTLGGCWIWAGSWTSSGNQMARRDNSDPTGIGNTLNWAWAWPANRRVLYNRASCDRQGKPFNPERVLIKWNGKQWGGADVPDVAVGLDPEVINPFIMNPEGVARLFARKGMAEGPFPTHYEAFDNPLGYNPMYPNNKLAVISPVIRILETAKGTQGDPKDYPHVGTTYRLTEHFHYWTKHVQLNNIVQPEQFVEIGEALGKELGIETGHQVKVSSKRGFVKAVAVVTKRIKPMKIDGKTIHHVGVPIHWGFSTTGRKGYLANNLTASVGDGNSLTPESKTFLVKVEKI; encoded by the coding sequence ATGGTCCAATTCTCCAGACGCCAGTTCATGAAAGTGACTGGTTCGACTCTGGCGGGTTCCAGCTTGGCGCTGATGGGTTTCTCACCCACAGCCGCTCTTGCTGAGGTGCGACAGTACAAACTGTCCGCCACCACCGTAACCCGCCAAACCTGCACCTACTGCTCCGTAGGCTGCGGCATCTTGATGTACTCCCTGGGCGACGGTGGCAAGAACACCCGTCTGTCCGTGATGCACGTGGAAGGCGACCCGGATCATCCGGTCAATCGCGGCACACTGTGTCCCAAGGGTGCATCGCTGCTGGACTTTGTCCACAGTCCAAGCCGCCTCAAGTATCCCGAATATCGCGCCCCCGGCTCATCCGAGTGGAAGCGCATGTCCTGGGACGAGGCGATGAACCGCATCGTCAAGCTGCTCAAGGAAGACCGCGACGCCAACTTCGTTGAAACCAACGAAAAAGGACAGAAGGTCAACCGCTGGCTCACCACCGGCATGCTGGCCGCCTCGGCCTCCAGCAACGAAGCCGGCTACATCACGCACAAAGTGGCCCGTTCCTGGGGCCTTCTTGCACTCGACAACCAAGCACGTGTCTGACACGGCCCGACGGTGGCAGGTCTTGCCCCGACGTTTGGCCGTGGAGCGATGACGAACCATTGGGTCGACATCAAGAACGCGGACGTTATTTTGATCATGGGCGGTAATGCCGCCGAAGCACACCCCTGCGGCTTCAAGTGGGTGACCGAAGCGAAGGAGCACAACAAGGCTCACTTCATGGTGGTCGATCCGCGCTTCAACCGCTCGGCATCCGTGGCTGACTTCTATGCACCGATCCGTTCCGGCTCGGACATCGTCTTCCTCGGCGGTGTGATCAACTACCTGCTGACCAACGACAGAATTCACCACGAGTATGTGAAGAACTACACGGACTTCTCATTCATCGTGCGCGAGGACTTTGCGTTCGACGAAGGTATTTTCTCGGGCTACAACCCGGAAAAGCGCACCTACGACAAGGCGTCCTGGGACTACGAGCTGGGTGAAGACGGCTTTGTGAAGGTCGACCCCACGCTGGAACACCCTCGCTGCGTCTATCAGTGGCTCAAGAAGCACTACGCCGGCTACACGCCCGAGAAGGTGGAATCCATCTGCGGCACGCCCAAGGAGAAATTCCTGCACGTGTGCGAGAAGCTTGCTTCGACTGCCGAAGCAGGTCGTGTCGCCACCATCATGTACGCACTGGGCTGGACCCAGCACACCACGGGCGCGCAGATTCTGCGCACCGGCGCCATGATCCAGCTGCTGCTGGGCAATATCGGCATCGCTGGCGGCGGCATGAACGCGCTGCGTGGCCACTCCAACATCCAGGGTCTGACCGACCTGGGCATTCTGTCCGCTTCGCTTCCCGGGTACCTGACGCTGCCGAACGAAGCCGAGCAGGACTACAACCAGTACATCGCCACGCGCACGCCCAAACTGCTGCGCCCCGGCCAGATGAACTACTGGTCGAACACGCCCAAGTTCCACGTCAGCCTGATGAAGGCATGGTGGGGCCCCGCCGCAACTGCAGAAAACAACTGGGCTTTTGACTACCTGCCCAAGCTGGACAAGCAGTACGACATGCTGCAGATCTTTGAGATGATGACTCAGGGCAAGGTCAACGGCTACATCGCTCAGGGCTTCAACCCCCTGGCGGCCCTGGCCAACAGCAACAGCGTGCGCGAAGGTCTCAAGAAGCTGAAGTTCCTGGTCATCATGGATCCGCTGGTGACCGAGACTTCGGAGTTCTGGAAGAACCACGGTGAGTTCAACGACGTGGACTCCGCCTCTATCCAGACCGAGGTGTTCCGCCTGCCCACCACCTGCTTCGCCGAAGAAGACGGTGCCGTGGTCAGTTCCTCGCGCGTGTTGCAGTGGCACTGGAAGGCTGCCGAACCTCCGGGAGAGGCCAAGACCGACATTGCCATCATGTCCGGCCTGCACCTGCGCCTGAAGGCCCTGTACGAGAAGGAAGGCGGCAAGTTCTTCGAGCCCATCACCAATCTTTACTGGCCTTACGCCGAAGCCCACCACCCCTCCTCCGAGGAAGTGGCCAAGGAGTACAACGGTCGTGCGCTGGTGGATCTGTTCGACCCCAAGGACCCCACCAAGCTCATCCGCAAGGCGGGCGAACAACTGGCGGGCTTTGGCGAAATGCGCGATGACGGCACTACCCTGGGCGGCTGCTGGATCTGGGCTGGCAGCTGGACTTCGTCCGGCAACCAGATGGCGCGCCGCGACAACAGCGACCCCACCGGTATCGGCAATACGCTGAACTGGGCCTGGGCCTGGCCTGCCAACCGCCGTGTGCTCTACAACCGCGCATCCTGCGACCGCCAGGGCAAGCCGTTCAACCCCGAACGCGTGCTGATCAAGTGGAACGGCAAGCAATGGGGCGGCGCGGACGTGCCGGACGTGGCCGTGGGCCTGGATCCCGAGGTGATCAACCCCTTCATCATGAACCCCGAAGGGGTGGCCCGCCTGTTTGCCCGCAAGGGCATGGCAGAAGGTCCGTTCCCCACGCATTACGAGGCGTTTGACAACCCGCTGGGCTACAACCCCATGTACCCCAACAACAAGCTGGCCGTCATCAGCCCCGTGATACGCATCCTGGAAACCGCCAAGGGCACCCAGGGCGATCCCAAGGACTACCCACATGTGGGCACGACCTACCGCCTGACCGAGCACTTCCACTACTGGACCAAGCATGTTCAGCTGAACAACATCGTCCAGCCCGAACAGTTCGTGGAAATCGGCGAGGCCCTGGGCAAGGAGCTGGGCATCGAAACCGGCCACCAGGTCAAGGTTTCGTCCAAGCGCGGCTTCGTCAAGGCCGTGGCCGTGGTGACCAAGCGCATCAAGCCCATGAAGATCGATGGCAAGACCATCCATCACGTAGGCGTGCCGATTCACTGGGGCTTCTCCACGACGGGACGCAAGGGCTATCTGGCTAACAACCTGACAGCCTCCGTGGGTGACGGTAACAGCTTGACCCCTGAATCCAAGACCTTCCTCGTGAAGGTGGAAAAGATCTAA
- a CDS encoding 2-oxoglutarate dehydrogenase E1 component, whose protein sequence is MSDQSTIYQAYQGNTYLFGGNAPYVEEMYENYLANPGSVPDSWREYFDALQHVPAVDGTDNKDVPHLPVINAFAERAKQGGTKVVVASGADSELGRKRTAVQQLIAAYRNVGQRWADLDPLKRTERPEIPELEPSFYGFTDADQEVVFNTSNTFFGKESMTLRELMNALRETYCGTLGAEYMYATNQNQKRWWQQRLESIRSKPVFNADEKKRILDRLTAAEGLERYLHTKYVGQKRFSLEGGESFIAAMDELINSASAKGVQEVVIGMAHRGRLNVLVNTLGKAPKDLFAEFDHTAPEDLPAGDVKYHQGFSSDVSAKGGPVHLSLAFNPSHLEIVNPVVEGSVRSRMDRRDDPMGKQVLPVLVHGDAAFAGQGVNQETLALSETRGYTTGGTVHIIINNQIGFTTSDPRDLRSTLYCTDIVKMIESPVLHVNGDDPEAVCLAMQLALEFRMEFSKDVVVDIICFRKLGHNEQDTPALTQPLMYKKIAAHPGTRKLYADKLATQGLGDTLGDDMVKAYRAAMDEGRHTQDVVLTNFKSKYAVDWSPFVGKTWTDAGDTAIPLTEWKRLAEKITTLPASVNPHALVKKVYDDRAAMGRGDVNVDWGMGETMAFGSLVASGYPVRLSGEDSGRGTFTHRHAVVHDQKREKWDEGTYIPLQNAAENQAPFVVIDSILSEEAVLGFEYGYASNDPNTLVVWEAQFGDFANGAQVVIDQFIASGEVKWGRVNGLTLMLPHGYEGQGPEHSSARLERFMQLAADTNMQIVQPTTASQIFHVLRRQMVRGLRKPLVIMTPKSLLRNKDATSPLSEFTSGGFQTVIPEQDETIVKNAAKVKRIIACSGKVYYDLVKKRAEKESKDVAIIRVEQLYPFPHKAFAAEVKKYANATDIVWCQDEPQNQGAWFFIQHNIHENMREGQKLGYSGRAASASPAVGYAHLHQEQQKALVEGAFAKLKGFVLTK, encoded by the coding sequence ATGAGCGATCAGTCAACGATCTATCAAGCCTATCAAGGCAACACCTATCTGTTCGGCGGCAATGCGCCCTATGTCGAAGAGATGTACGAGAACTACCTGGCCAACCCCGGCAGCGTTCCCGATTCCTGGCGTGAGTACTTCGATGCCCTGCAGCATGTGCCTGCAGTGGACGGCACCGACAACAAGGACGTTCCCCACCTGCCCGTGATCAACGCTTTTGCCGAGCGCGCAAAGCAGGGTGGCACCAAGGTGGTGGTGGCTTCCGGCGCCGACTCCGAACTGGGTCGCAAGCGCACGGCCGTGCAGCAACTGATCGCAGCCTACCGCAACGTGGGTCAGCGCTGGGCCGATCTGGATCCACTGAAGCGCACCGAGCGCCCCGAAATTCCCGAGCTGGAGCCTTCCTTCTACGGCTTCACCGACGCCGACCAGGAAGTGGTGTTCAACACCAGCAACACCTTCTTCGGCAAGGAAAGCATGACTCTGCGCGAGCTGATGAATGCTCTGCGCGAAACCTACTGCGGCACCCTGGGCGCCGAGTACATGTATGCCACCAATCAGAATCAAAAGCGCTGGTGGCAGCAGCGCCTGGAATCTATCCGCTCCAAGCCCGTCTTCAATGCGGACGAGAAAAAGCGCATCCTGGACCGCCTGACCGCTGCCGAAGGCCTGGAGCGCTATCTGCACACCAAGTATGTGGGCCAGAAGCGCTTCTCGCTGGAAGGTGGCGAGTCCTTCATCGCTGCCATGGACGAGCTGATCAATTCCGCCAGCGCCAAGGGCGTGCAGGAAGTCGTGATCGGCATGGCTCACCGTGGCCGTCTGAACGTGCTGGTCAACACCCTGGGCAAGGCGCCCAAGGATCTGTTTGCCGAGTTCGACCACACAGCTCCCGAAGATCTGCCTGCCGGTGACGTGAAGTATCACCAGGGCTTCAGCTCCGACGTGTCTGCCAAGGGCGGTCCCGTTCACCTGTCGCTGGCCTTCAACCCTTCGCACCTGGAAATCGTCAACCCCGTGGTGGAAGGTTCGGTGCGCTCGCGCATGGACCGTCGCGACGACCCCATGGGCAAGCAAGTGCTGCCCGTGCTGGTGCACGGTGACGCGGCCTTCGCCGGCCAGGGCGTGAACCAGGAAACCCTGGCGCTGTCCGAAACCCGTGGCTACACCACTGGCGGTACGGTTCACATCATCATCAACAACCAGATCGGTTTCACCACCTCTGATCCCCGCGATCTGCGCTCCACGCTGTATTGCACCGACATCGTCAAGATGATCGAGTCGCCCGTGCTGCACGTGAATGGCGATGATCCCGAAGCCGTGTGCCTGGCCATGCAACTGGCCCTGGAATTCCGCATGGAATTCTCCAAGGACGTGGTGGTCGACATCATCTGCTTCCGCAAGCTGGGTCACAACGAGCAGGACACACCTGCACTGACGCAGCCTCTGATGTACAAGAAGATCGCTGCCCACCCCGGCACGCGCAAGCTGTACGCAGACAAGCTGGCGACCCAGGGCCTGGGCGATACGCTGGGCGACGACATGGTCAAGGCCTATCGCGCCGCCATGGACGAAGGTCGTCACACCCAGGACGTGGTGCTGACCAACTTCAAGAGCAAGTACGCCGTGGACTGGAGCCCCTTCGTGGGCAAGACCTGGACCGACGCCGGCGACACCGCTATTCCCTTGACCGAGTGGAAGCGCCTGGCCGAGAAGATCACGACCCTGCCTGCCAGCGTGAACCCTCATGCTCTGGTCAAGAAGGTGTACGACGATCGCGCAGCAATGGGCCGCGGCGATGTGAACGTGGACTGGGGCATGGGCGAAACCATGGCCTTCGGCTCCCTGGTCGCTTCGGGCTATCCCGTGCGTCTGTCGGGTGAAGACTCGGGTCGCGGCACCTTTACGCACCGTCACGCCGTGGTTCATGACCAAAAGCGTGAAAAGTGGGACGAGGGCACTTATATTCCTTTGCAGAACGCTGCCGAGAATCAGGCTCCGTTCGTCGTGATCGACTCCATCCTGTCCGAAGAGGCAGTGCTGGGCTTTGAATACGGCTATGCATCGAACGACCCCAACACCCTGGTGGTCTGGGAAGCCCAGTTCGGCGACTTCGCCAACGGCGCCCAGGTGGTGATCGACCAGTTCATCGCATCCGGTGAAGTGAAGTGGGGCCGTGTCAACGGCCTGACACTGATGCTGCCTCACGGCTATGAAGGCCAGGGCCCCGAGCACAGCTCGGCGCGTCTGGAGCGCTTCATGCAGCTGGCTGCCGACACCAACATGCAGATCGTGCAGCCCACAACGGCCAGCCAGATCTTCCACGTGCTGCGTCGCCAGATGGTTCGTGGCCTGCGCAAGCCGCTGGTCATCATGACTCCCAAGTCGCTGCTGCGTAACAAGGACGCCACGTCGCCCCTGTCCGAGTTCACCTCTGGTGGTTTCCAGACCGTGATCCCCGAGCAGGACGAAACCATCGTCAAGAACGCTGCCAAGGTCAAGCGCATCATCGCCTGCTCGGGCAAGGTGTACTACGATCTGGTCAAGAAGCGTGCCGAGAAGGAATCCAAGGACGTCGCCATCATCCGCGTCGAGCAGCTGTATCCCTTCCCCCACAAGGCGTTCGCCGCCGAAGTGAAGAAGTACGCCAACGCTACTGACATCGTGTGGTGCCAGGATGAGCCTCAGAACCAGGGTGCCTGGTTCTTCATCCAGCACAACATCCACGAGAACATGCGTGAAGGCCAGAAGCTGGGCTACTCCGGTCGCGCTGCGTCCGCTTCGCCCGCCGTTGGCTACGCACATCTGCACCAAGAGCAACAAAAGGCACTGGTGGAAGGCGCATTCGCCAAGCTCAAGGGCTTTGTCCTGACCAAGTAA
- the odhB gene encoding 2-oxoglutarate dehydrogenase complex dihydrolipoyllysine-residue succinyltransferase: MAIVEVKVPQLSESITEATMLTWKKKVGEAVAIDEILIEIETDKVVLEVPAPSAGVITEILQGDGATVAAEQVIAKIDSEAVAGAAAPAAAPAAATPAAAPVAAAPAGADKSGVAMPAAAKILADNNLSAANVAGTGKDGRVTKGDALGAIKAGAAIPTGAPKAALPQVAAPVTKESLGDRPEQRVPMTRLRARIAERLLQSQATNAILTTFNEVNMAPVMELRKKFQDQFTKEHGVKLGFMSFFVKAAVHALKKFPAVNASIDGNDIVYHGYFDIGIAVSSPRGLVVPILRNADQMSFADIEKKIVEFGQKAKEGKLGIEEMTGGTFSISNGGTFGSMMSTPIINPPQSAILGVHATKDRAVVENGQIVIRPMNYLAMSYDHRIIDGREAVLSLVAMKDALEDPSRLLFDL; the protein is encoded by the coding sequence ATGGCAATCGTTGAAGTTAAAGTCCCCCAGCTGTCCGAATCCATCACGGAAGCCACCATGCTGACCTGGAAGAAAAAGGTCGGCGAGGCAGTGGCCATCGATGAAATCCTCATCGAAATCGAAACCGACAAGGTCGTGCTGGAAGTGCCCGCTCCTTCCGCTGGCGTGATCACCGAAATCCTGCAAGGCGATGGCGCAACCGTGGCTGCCGAGCAAGTGATCGCCAAGATCGACTCCGAAGCCGTCGCCGGTGCTGCGGCTCCTGCAGCCGCCCCTGCTGCTGCGACTCCTGCTGCTGCCCCCGTGGCTGCGGCTCCCGCCGGCGCCGACAAGAGCGGCGTGGCCATGCCTGCTGCTGCCAAGATCCTTGCCGACAACAACCTGTCCGCTGCCAACGTGGCTGGCACAGGCAAGGACGGCCGCGTGACCAAGGGCGACGCCCTGGGTGCCATCAAGGCCGGCGCAGCCATCCCCACCGGCGCTCCCAAGGCAGCTCTGCCTCAGGTGGCAGCTCCCGTGACCAAGGAAAGCCTGGGCGACCGTCCCGAGCAGCGCGTGCCCATGACACGTCTGCGTGCCCGTATTGCCGAGCGTCTGCTGCAATCCCAGGCTACCAACGCCATCCTGACCACGTTCAACGAAGTGAACATGGCTCCCGTGATGGAACTGCGCAAGAAGTTCCAGGACCAGTTCACCAAGGAACATGGCGTGAAGCTGGGCTTCATGTCCTTCTTCGTCAAGGCTGCAGTGCATGCCCTGAAGAAGTTCCCCGCAGTCAACGCCTCCATCGACGGCAACGACATCGTCTACCACGGCTACTTCGACATCGGTATCGCCGTGAGCTCGCCTCGTGGCCTGGTGGTGCCCATCCTGCGCAATGCAGACCAGATGAGCTTCGCCGACATCGAGAAGAAGATTGTCGAGTTCGGCCAGAAGGCCAAGGAAGGCAAGCTGGGCATTGAAGAAATGACCGGCGGTACCTTCTCCATCTCCAATGGCGGAACTTTCGGCTCGATGATGTCCACCCCCATCATCAACCCCCCTCAGTCCGCCATTCTGGGCGTGCACGCCACCAAGGATCGCGCCGTGGTCGAGAACGGTCAGATCGTGATCCGTCCCATGAACTACCTGGCCATGTCCTATGACCACCGCATCATCGACGGTCGCGAAGCCGTGCTGAGCCTGGTGGCCATGAAGGACGCGCTGGAAGATCCTTCTCGCCTCCTGTTTGATCTGTAA
- the lpdA gene encoding dihydrolipoyl dehydrogenase gives MSKQFDVVVIGAGPGGYIAAIRAAQLGFNVACIDEWKNAAGGAAPGGTCTNVGCIPSKALLQSSEHFEHAKLHFADHGISTGKVEMDVAQMIARKDAIVKQNNDGILYLFKKNKVTFFHGRGSFVKAVEGGYEIKVAGKDEEVITGKQIVVATGSNARALPGVAFDEENILSNDGALRLGKTPKKLGLIGAGVIGLEMGSVWRRLGTEVTVLEGMDKFLPVVDEQISKEAKKAFDKQGLKIELGVKIGEVKSGKKGVTVAYTNAKGEAQSLEVDKLIVSIGRTANTNGLNAEAVGLALDERGAIVVDDLCKTNLPGVWAVGDVVRGPMLAHKAEEEAVAVAERIAGQHGHVNFATIPWVIYTSPEIAWVGRTEQQLKADGVKYKAGSFPFLANGRARALGDTTGMVKFLADAETDEILGVHMVGPMVSELISEAVVAMEFKASSEDIARICHAHPSLSESTKEAALAVDKRTLNF, from the coding sequence ATGAGCAAGCAATTTGACGTCGTCGTGATCGGCGCAGGCCCCGGCGGCTACATCGCTGCCATCCGCGCTGCACAACTGGGTTTCAACGTCGCCTGTATCGACGAATGGAAGAACGCCGCTGGCGGCGCTGCTCCTGGCGGCACCTGCACCAACGTGGGCTGCATTCCCTCCAAGGCGCTGCTGCAGTCCTCCGAGCATTTCGAGCATGCCAAGCTGCACTTCGCCGACCATGGCATCTCCACCGGCAAGGTCGAGATGGACGTTGCGCAGATGATCGCCCGCAAGGACGCCATCGTGAAGCAGAACAACGACGGCATCCTGTACCTGTTCAAGAAGAACAAGGTCACCTTCTTCCACGGCCGCGGCTCGTTCGTGAAGGCTGTCGAAGGCGGCTATGAAATCAAGGTTGCCGGCAAGGACGAAGAAGTCATCACCGGCAAGCAGATCGTGGTGGCCACCGGCTCCAACGCGCGCGCCCTGCCTGGCGTGGCCTTCGACGAAGAGAACATCCTGTCCAACGACGGCGCTCTGCGTCTGGGCAAGACTCCCAAGAAGCTGGGCCTGATCGGTGCTGGCGTGATCGGCCTGGAAATGGGTTCGGTCTGGCGCCGCCTGGGCACGGAAGTGACCGTGCTCGAAGGCATGGACAAGTTCCTGCCCGTGGTGGACGAGCAGATCTCCAAGGAAGCCAAGAAGGCGTTCGACAAGCAAGGTCTGAAGATCGAGCTGGGCGTGAAGATCGGCGAAGTCAAGTCCGGCAAGAAGGGCGTGACCGTGGCCTACACCAATGCCAAGGGCGAAGCCCAGAGCCTGGAAGTGGACAAGCTGATCGTGTCGATCGGCCGCACCGCCAATACCAATGGCCTGAACGCCGAAGCCGTGGGTCTGGCTCTGGACGAGCGCGGCGCCATCGTGGTGGACGATCTGTGCAAGACCAATCTGCCGGGCGTGTGGGCGGTGGGCGACGTGGTTCGCGGCCCCATGCTGGCGCACAAGGCCGAGGAAGAAGCCGTGGCCGTGGCCGAGCGCATTGCCGGCCAGCACGGTCATGTGAATTTCGCCACCATCCCCTGGGTGATCTACACCAGCCCTGAAATCGCATGGGTGGGCCGCACCGAGCAGCAGCTCAAGGCCGACGGCGTCAAGTACAAGGCTGGCTCCTTCCCCTTCCTGGCCAACGGCCGTGCGCGCGCCCTGGGCGACACGACCGGCATGGTCAAGTTCCTGGCCGATGCCGAGACCGACGAGATCCTGGGCGTGCACATGGTGGGCCCCATGGTGTCCGAGCTGATTTCCGAAGCCGTGGTGGCCATGGAGTTCAAGGCATCGAGCGAAGACATCGCCCGTATCTGCCACGCTCACCCCTCGCTGTCCGAATCCACCAAGGAGGCGGCCCTGGCCGTGGATAAGCGCACGCTGAACTTCTAA
- the zapE gene encoding cell division protein ZapE, whose product MNVRQAYEAELAAKGFKSDPAQLRAVDALQRCADEWTVYKGRRSNALKKLINHPDLPKGVYMYGGVGRGKSFLMECFFNAVPLKRKVRLHFHEFMREVHREMHLMQGTQNPLDALGAKISKKYKLICFDEFHVADITDAMILYKLLESLFANGVGFVTTSNFEPDGLYPGGLHRDRILPAIALLKERMEVVNVDNGTDYRRRTLEDAKLYHCPLGPEADAAMQETFDRLAEAHDEEPVMQIETRKIAAKRRAGGVVWFDFRELCGGPRSQNDYLEIATQFHTILLSDVPELHVNMASAARRFTLLVDVLYDRHVKLILSAAVPPEKIYTEGPLSHEFPRTVSRLNEMRSKEYLALERRVVDTSLT is encoded by the coding sequence GTGAATGTAAGACAAGCCTACGAGGCGGAGCTGGCCGCCAAGGGTTTTAAAAGCGATCCCGCGCAGCTGCGTGCAGTCGATGCGTTGCAACGCTGCGCTGACGAGTGGACTGTGTACAAGGGCAGGCGCTCCAATGCTCTCAAGAAACTGATCAATCACCCCGACCTGCCAAAGGGCGTCTATATGTACGGTGGGGTGGGGCGCGGCAAGAGCTTTCTGATGGAATGCTTCTTCAACGCCGTGCCCCTCAAGCGCAAGGTGCGCCTGCACTTTCACGAATTCATGCGCGAGGTGCACCGCGAGATGCACCTGATGCAGGGTACGCAGAACCCGCTGGATGCACTCGGCGCCAAGATCTCCAAGAAGTACAAGCTGATCTGCTTTGACGAATTTCATGTGGCCGACATCACCGACGCCATGATTCTCTACAAGCTGCTCGAGTCGCTGTTTGCCAATGGTGTGGGCTTTGTGACGACCTCCAACTTCGAGCCCGACGGCCTCTATCCTGGCGGCCTGCACCGCGACCGCATCCTGCCTGCGATTGCCTTGCTCAAGGAGCGCATGGAAGTGGTGAACGTGGACAACGGCACCGACTATCGCCGTCGCACTCTCGAAGACGCCAAGCTCTATCATTGCCCGCTGGGCCCGGAGGCCGATGCTGCGATGCAGGAGACCTTCGATCGTCTGGCCGAAGCCCATGACGAAGAGCCCGTGATGCAGATCGAGACCCGCAAGATCGCGGCCAAGCGCCGTGCCGGTGGCGTCGTGTGGTTTGACTTCCGCGAACTCTGCGGCGGCCCGCGCTCGCAAAATGACTATCTGGAAATCGCCACGCAGTTTCACACCATCTTGCTGTCCGACGTGCCCGAGCTGCATGTGAACATGGCTTCGGCCGCGCGGCGCTTCACGCTGCTGGTGGACGTGCTCTACGATCGCCATGTCAAGCTCATTCTGTCGGCTGCCGTGCCGCCCGAGAAGATCTATACCGAAGGACCGCTGTCCCACGAGTTCCCGCGCACCGTCTCGCGCCTGAACGAAATGCGCTCCAAGGAATATCTGGCGCTTGAGCGCCGCGTGGTCGACACCAGCTTGACCTGA